A DNA window from Allokutzneria albata contains the following coding sequences:
- a CDS encoding TfuA-like protein: MTTYAFVGPTAFGLPRVFPADVEVRPPVRRGDVEALVSTEEPGTLIIVDGTFHNYPAVGHVELRTALEHGWRVWGLSSMGAIRAAEMEVLGMRGYGAVYQRFATDPSFSDDEVALVHASEPPYRPASEPMVHIRSFLNSLVLEGNLSEHHAQEVTASLKNRWYGDRTHQALAELLPLDEVLPRLADHRLKTIDLLDFTEEQPWR; the protein is encoded by the coding sequence ATGACGACCTACGCCTTTGTCGGACCAACCGCTTTCGGGCTGCCCCGGGTGTTTCCCGCTGATGTCGAAGTCCGCCCACCGGTGCGCCGTGGCGATGTCGAAGCTCTGGTCTCGACGGAGGAGCCGGGTACGCTGATCATCGTCGACGGGACGTTCCACAACTACCCGGCGGTAGGGCACGTGGAGCTGCGTACGGCCTTGGAACACGGTTGGCGCGTATGGGGATTGTCGTCGATGGGCGCGATCCGGGCCGCCGAGATGGAGGTGCTGGGCATGCGCGGCTACGGCGCCGTCTACCAACGGTTCGCCACGGACCCGTCGTTCTCCGACGACGAAGTCGCTCTGGTGCACGCCTCCGAGCCACCGTACCGGCCCGCGTCCGAGCCGATGGTGCACATCCGCTCGTTCCTGAATTCGCTCGTGCTGGAAGGAAACCTGTCGGAGCACCACGCACAGGAGGTGACCGCCTCGTTGAAGAACCGTTGGTACGGCGACCGAACTCACCAAGCGTTGGCGGAACTGCTGCCCCTGGACGAGGTGCTTCCGCGCCTGGCCGACCACCGGCTCAAGACCATCGACTTGCTCGACTTCACCGAGGAGCAGCCGTGGCGGTGA
- a CDS encoding YcaO-like family protein, whose protein sequence is MHRLTSSLRSAPLAETAARAEAVAAELGVTRVTDTTWLDSIGIPVFASIRPSAAPGSLCVTAGKGVRTEEARVGALMEAIEFARAEYGARTVEVFDSTPHEVASQPGAEFDFVDLCPLLGKPVDPHGRLVCVMAEDVVDGTRIALPAELVFSPYQENPGQRLFGTSTNGLSSGNTVDEATVHGLAEVIERDVNAFNHIADRSRLVELDSPPPEVAELVAKVEAAGLRAVLRYTPNEFGLPYVAGFLLEPEDDTPIAIAHGAGLHPVRDIAAVRGLCEAAQSRLTSIHGGRDDLLARGPYRPRDGEVAALRARVTDATDPVRYSEIPTHSVASIESAFDSLLKALQRKVYRVLLSTVDEPLAVVRVIVPGLESLTHDLNRVGPRLAARA, encoded by the coding sequence ATGCACCGCTTGACGTCGAGCCTGCGCTCGGCGCCGCTGGCGGAGACGGCGGCCCGGGCCGAAGCGGTCGCGGCGGAACTGGGGGTCACGAGGGTCACGGACACGACGTGGCTGGACAGCATCGGCATCCCGGTGTTCGCGAGCATCAGACCGTCGGCGGCACCCGGCTCGCTGTGCGTAACCGCGGGCAAGGGTGTGCGGACCGAGGAAGCCAGGGTCGGCGCGCTCATGGAGGCGATCGAGTTCGCACGGGCGGAGTACGGCGCCCGCACGGTCGAGGTCTTCGACTCGACGCCGCACGAGGTCGCGAGCCAGCCGGGCGCGGAGTTCGACTTCGTGGACCTGTGCCCGTTGCTGGGCAAGCCGGTCGACCCGCACGGGCGGTTGGTGTGCGTCATGGCGGAGGACGTGGTCGACGGCACGAGGATCGCGCTGCCCGCCGAACTGGTGTTCTCGCCCTACCAGGAGAACCCCGGGCAGCGATTGTTCGGCACCAGCACCAACGGCCTCAGCTCAGGTAACACCGTTGACGAAGCGACGGTGCACGGGCTGGCCGAGGTCATCGAGCGCGATGTCAACGCCTTCAACCACATCGCGGACCGCTCGCGACTGGTGGAGCTGGACAGCCCGCCGCCGGAGGTGGCCGAACTGGTCGCGAAGGTCGAAGCGGCGGGCCTGCGCGCAGTGCTGCGGTACACGCCGAACGAGTTCGGGCTGCCGTACGTGGCGGGTTTCCTCCTGGAGCCCGAGGACGACACGCCGATCGCGATCGCCCACGGCGCCGGGCTGCACCCCGTTCGCGACATCGCCGCGGTGCGCGGGCTGTGCGAGGCAGCCCAGTCCCGGCTGACCAGCATCCACGGCGGGCGTGACGACCTGCTCGCGCGAGGCCCCTACCGTCCGCGCGACGGCGAGGTGGCGGCGCTGCGAGCACGGGTCACCGACGCGACGGACCCGGTGCGGTACTCGGAGATCCCGACCCACTCCGTCGCAAGCATCGAGTCTGCGTTCGACTCGTTACTGAAGGCCTTACAGCGCAAGGTGTATCGAGTACTGTTGTCCACAGTGGACGAGCCGCTCGCCGTGGTCCGCGTCATCGTGCCCGGCCTGGAGTCGTTGACCCACGACCTGAACCGCGTCGGCCCACGCCTGGCAGCTCGCGCATGA